A window of Chryseobacterium aquaeductus genomic DNA:
ATAATAATGTAAAAATGAATTTACCTGAAAGTTATATTCCAATACTCATACAAGCCGGTGTAGCCATTGGTTTTGTTGCCATTTCTTTGCTTGGAGCTCATTTTTTGGGTCCGCAACAGAAAAAAGGGAATTCTGTAAAGAACTCAAGCTGGGAATGTGGTATTCCTGTTGAAGGAAATGCAAGAACTCCATTCTCCATCAAATATTTCTTAACAGCAGTGCTTTTTGTATTGTTTGATATCGAAATCGTATTCTTTTATCCATACGCTGTCAACTTCAGAGAATTCGGAGTGGAAGGTTTTTTTGCAGTACTAATGTTCGTAGCCATCTTCTTCCTAGCATTTTTCT
This region includes:
- a CDS encoding NADH-quinone oxidoreductase subunit A gives rise to the protein MNLPESYIPILIQAGVAIGFVAISLLGAHFLGPQQKKGNSVKNSSWECGIPVEGNARTPFSIKYFLTAVLFVLFDIEIVFFYPYAVNFREFGVEGFFAVLMFVAIFFLAFFYVWKRGALDWDK